In Synechococcus sp. CC9616, the following are encoded in one genomic region:
- the rplO gene encoding 50S ribosomal protein L15 — protein MTLRLDSLKANKGARRRKLRKGRGIAAGQGASCGFGMRGQKSRSGRPTRPGFEGGQMPLYRRVPKLKHFPLVNPKHFTVLNVSALNGLKDGSTINIDSLVKDGVVTNPKHPLKILGNGELTAKKLTVQAAAFTASARSKIEAAGGTCEIPD, from the coding sequence ATGACTCTCCGACTCGACTCCCTCAAGGCCAACAAGGGCGCCCGTCGCCGCAAACTGCGCAAGGGCCGCGGCATTGCCGCTGGTCAAGGCGCCAGCTGCGGCTTCGGAATGCGAGGCCAGAAATCACGCTCTGGACGCCCGACCCGACCAGGGTTTGAAGGTGGACAGATGCCCCTGTACCGCAGGGTCCCGAAGCTGAAGCACTTCCCTCTGGTTAACCCAAAGCACTTCACAGTGCTGAATGTTTCGGCTCTCAACGGCCTCAAGGATGGAAGCACCATCAACATCGACTCTCTCGTCAAAGACGGCGTGGTCACCAACCCCAAGCATCCCCTCAAGATCCTTGGCAACGGCGAGCTCACCGCCAAGAAACTGACGGTTCAGGCCGCCGCTTTCACCGCCTCCGCCCGCAGCAAGATTGAGGCCGCCGGTGGTACTTGCGAAATCCCCGACTGA
- the rpsE gene encoding 30S ribosomal protein S5, with product MTDSSQTNPNAVPGAADVPAAAEGQQQEQRRGGRGDRGERRGRRGDRRGQERDSEWQERVVQIRRVSKTVKGGKKMSFRAIVVVGNEKGQVGVGVGKAGDVIGAVRKGVADGKKHLVKVPLTRHNSIPTLSNGRDGAASVLIRPAAPGTGVIAGGSIRTVLELAGIKNVLAKRLGSKTPLNNARAAMVALSLLRTHKETAKERGISLEQIYS from the coding sequence ATGACTGATTCTTCGCAAACAAACCCCAACGCCGTTCCAGGCGCTGCTGATGTTCCTGCCGCAGCCGAAGGGCAGCAGCAGGAACAGCGCCGTGGAGGCCGCGGCGATCGCGGCGAACGGCGTGGCCGACGCGGTGATCGCCGCGGCCAGGAGCGTGATTCCGAATGGCAGGAACGCGTGGTTCAGATCCGCCGCGTGTCCAAAACCGTGAAGGGCGGCAAGAAGATGAGCTTTCGAGCCATCGTTGTTGTCGGCAATGAAAAGGGCCAGGTCGGCGTCGGTGTTGGCAAGGCCGGCGATGTCATTGGTGCTGTCCGCAAGGGCGTCGCCGACGGCAAGAAGCACCTGGTGAAGGTTCCTCTCACCCGTCACAACTCCATTCCGACGCTGTCCAACGGACGCGATGGTGCAGCCAGTGTGCTGATCCGCCCCGCCGCCCCAGGTACGGGTGTGATCGCGGGCGGTTCGATCCGCACCGTGCTCGAATTGGCCGGCATCAAAAACGTCCTGGCCAAACGCCTCGGCAGCAAAACACCCCTGAACAATGCCCGGGCTGCCATGGTGGCCCTCTCGCTTCTCCGCACCCATAAGGAGACAGCCAAGGAACGGGGAATCTCCCTCGAGCAGATCTACTCCTGA
- the rplR gene encoding 50S ribosomal protein L18: MSSLSRKQQTQKRHRRLRRDLNGTASRPRLAVFRSNNHIYAQLIDDEAQSTLCSASTIDKELRTGLKSNGSCCDASVAVGELVAKRAIAKGIQQVVFDRGGNLYHGRIKALANAAREAGLQF, encoded by the coding sequence ATGTCCTCCCTTTCCCGCAAACAACAAACGCAGAAACGCCACCGTCGGCTGCGTCGCGATCTCAATGGAACCGCATCCAGACCTCGCCTGGCTGTGTTCCGTTCGAACAACCACATCTACGCCCAGCTCATCGATGATGAGGCTCAGAGCACGCTCTGCTCCGCCTCGACCATCGACAAGGAGCTACGTACCGGCCTCAAGTCCAATGGCAGCTGCTGCGATGCCTCCGTTGCCGTTGGCGAACTCGTCGCCAAACGTGCCATCGCCAAGGGCATTCAACAGGTGGTCTTCGACCGTGGCGGCAACCTGTACCACGGCCGAATCAAGGCCCTTGCCAACGCCGCCCGGGAAGCGGGCCTTCAGTTCTGA
- the rplF gene encoding 50S ribosomal protein L6, producing MSRIGKNPVPVPDKVTVSLDGLTVTVKGPKGELQRTLPEGVSVSQVDSTIVVSPTSEKRQSRERHGLCRALVANMIEGVSNGYSKSLEIIGVGSRAQVKGKTLVVSAGYSHPVEMDAPEGITFKVENNTKVIVSGIDKELVGNEAAKVRAIRPPEPYKGKGIRYEGEWILRKAGKSGKK from the coding sequence ATGTCACGCATCGGCAAAAACCCGGTCCCTGTCCCCGACAAGGTCACCGTGTCCCTCGACGGCCTCACCGTCACAGTGAAAGGACCCAAAGGAGAACTGCAGCGCACCCTGCCTGAGGGCGTCAGTGTCAGCCAGGTCGACAGCACCATTGTGGTGTCTCCCACCAGTGAAAAGCGCCAATCCCGCGAACGTCACGGACTCTGCCGTGCCTTGGTCGCCAACATGATCGAAGGCGTCAGCAACGGCTACAGCAAGAGTCTGGAGATCATCGGCGTGGGCTCCCGGGCCCAGGTCAAGGGGAAGACACTCGTCGTCAGCGCGGGCTACAGCCATCCAGTCGAGATGGATGCCCCTGAAGGCATCACCTTCAAGGTTGAGAACAACACCAAGGTGATTGTCTCCGGCATCGACAAGGAACTGGTTGGCAATGAAGCCGCCAAGGTTCGCGCCATTCGTCCCCCTGAGCCTTACAAAGGCAAGGGCATCCGGTACGAGGGCGAGTGGATCCTGCGCAAGGCGGGCAAGTCCGGCAAGAAATAA
- the rpsH gene encoding 30S ribosomal protein S8, which translates to MANHDPISDMLTRIRNASEKRHESTKIPASRMTRSIAKVLQQEGFISEISEEGEGVRTQLVLALKYSGKHRLPTIRSMQRVSKPGLRIYKNTRGLPKVLGGLGVAIISTSKGVMSDRDARREGVGGEVLCYVY; encoded by the coding sequence ATGGCCAACCACGACCCCATTTCCGACATGCTCACCCGCATTCGCAATGCGAGTGAGAAACGTCACGAAAGCACCAAGATCCCCGCTTCGCGGATGACCCGCAGCATCGCCAAGGTGCTGCAACAAGAAGGCTTCATCTCTGAAATCAGCGAGGAAGGCGAAGGCGTGCGCACCCAGTTGGTGCTCGCCCTCAAGTACAGCGGCAAGCATCGCCTCCCCACCATCCGCTCGATGCAGCGGGTGAGCAAGCCAGGCCTGCGCATCTACAAGAACACCCGTGGCCTGCCCAAGGTCCTTGGGGGTCTCGGTGTCGCCATCATCTCCACATCCAAAGGGGTGATGAGCGACCGAGATGCCCGGCGCGAGGGCGTTGGTGGCGAAGTGCTCTGTTACGTCTACTGA
- the rplE gene encoding 50S ribosomal protein L5: MSLKKRYRETIQPKLQKDLSLKNVHEVPKVLKVTVNRGLGEAAQNAKSLEASVGELAQITGQKVMVTRAKKAIAAFKIRQGMPIGCAVTLRGERMYAFLERLINLALPRIRDFRGVNPKSFDGRGNYTLGVREQLIFPEISFDKIDAIRGMDITIVTTARTDEEGRALLREMGMPFRSN; this comes from the coding sequence ATGTCACTGAAAAAGCGCTACCGGGAGACCATTCAGCCCAAGTTGCAGAAAGATCTCTCCCTCAAGAACGTCCACGAAGTCCCGAAGGTTCTCAAGGTCACCGTTAACCGGGGCCTTGGTGAAGCCGCTCAGAACGCCAAGTCCCTAGAGGCCTCGGTGGGTGAGCTGGCTCAGATCACTGGCCAGAAGGTTATGGTCACACGAGCCAAAAAAGCCATCGCTGCCTTCAAAATCCGCCAGGGCATGCCGATCGGCTGTGCCGTCACCCTGCGGGGTGAACGGATGTATGCCTTTCTGGAACGCCTGATCAATCTGGCCCTCCCCAGAATCCGTGACTTCCGTGGTGTCAACCCGAAGAGTTTCGACGGGCGTGGCAACTACACCCTCGGCGTTAGGGAGCAGCTCATCTTCCCTGAGATCTCCTTCGACAAGATCGATGCAATTAGGGGCATGGACATCACCATCGTGACCACTGCCCGTACAGACGAAGAGGGCCGGGCCCTCCTCCGCGAGATGGGAATGCCGTTCCGCAGCAACTGA
- the rplX gene encoding 50S ribosomal protein L24 has translation MATATPKAASTDRIKMRIRKGDTVQVIAGKDKGKTGAVLRTLPNENRLIVEGVNMRTRHEKPNQEGESGRIVTEEAALHASNVMLYSTSKKVASRVEIVVEKDGSKKRRLKKTGELID, from the coding sequence ATGGCGACAGCAACTCCCAAGGCCGCGTCCACCGATCGCATCAAGATGCGCATCCGCAAAGGCGACACCGTTCAGGTGATCGCCGGTAAGGACAAGGGAAAAACCGGTGCAGTGCTTCGGACCCTGCCCAATGAAAACCGCCTGATCGTGGAGGGCGTCAACATGCGCACTCGCCACGAGAAGCCCAACCAAGAGGGCGAGAGCGGTCGCATCGTGACCGAGGAAGCCGCCCTGCATGCCTCCAACGTGATGCTCTACTCCACCTCCAAAAAGGTGGCCAGCCGAGTCGAAATCGTCGTTGAAAAAGACGGCAGCAAGAAGCGACGGCTGAAAAAGACCGGCGAACTGATCGACTGA
- the rplN gene encoding 50S ribosomal protein L14: MIQQESFLTVADNSGAKRIQCIRVLGTNRRYAHVGDVIVATVKDAMPNMGVKKSDVVKAVVVRTKATLRRDTGNSIRFDDNAAVIINTDNNPKGTRVFGPVARELRDRSFTKIVSLAPEVI, encoded by the coding sequence ATGATCCAGCAGGAAAGTTTTCTGACGGTCGCTGACAACAGCGGCGCCAAGCGCATCCAGTGCATTCGTGTTCTGGGCACCAATCGCCGCTACGCCCATGTCGGCGACGTCATCGTCGCGACTGTGAAAGATGCGATGCCCAACATGGGTGTCAAAAAATCGGATGTTGTGAAAGCCGTGGTGGTTCGCACCAAGGCAACCCTGCGTCGCGACACCGGAAATTCCATCCGGTTCGACGACAACGCAGCGGTGATCATCAACACCGACAACAACCCCAAAGGGACGCGCGTCTTTGGACCGGTGGCCCGTGAACTTCGCGATCGCAGTTTCACGAAAATCGTGTCTCTCGCTCCGGAGGTGATCTGA
- the rpsQ gene encoding 30S ribosomal protein S17 yields MALKERVGTVVSDKMEKTVVVAVESRFPHPIYQKTVSRTTRYKAHDEGNTCRVGDRVRITETRPMSRHKRWAIAEVLSHSPKAEARAKEVSQ; encoded by the coding sequence ATGGCACTCAAAGAAAGGGTCGGCACCGTCGTCAGCGACAAGATGGAAAAAACGGTGGTGGTCGCGGTGGAAAGCCGCTTCCCCCATCCCATCTATCAGAAAACGGTCAGCCGAACCACTCGCTACAAAGCCCACGACGAAGGCAATACATGCCGCGTCGGCGACCGGGTCCGAATCACCGAGACCCGCCCGATGAGCCGTCACAAGCGCTGGGCCATCGCCGAGGTTCTGAGTCACAGCCCCAAAGCTGAGGCCCGGGCCAAGGAGGTGAGCCAATGA
- the rpmC gene encoding 50S ribosomal protein L29, whose protein sequence is MARPNATDVRKLSDSDITEQIDGLRRELFQLRFQQATRQLSNTHRFKEVRIKLAQLLTVQSERQRSTAS, encoded by the coding sequence ATGGCCCGTCCCAACGCCACCGATGTGCGCAAGCTGTCCGATTCGGACATCACTGAACAGATCGACGGCCTGCGCCGCGAGCTGTTTCAGCTGCGCTTCCAGCAGGCCACTCGCCAGCTCAGCAACACGCACCGTTTCAAAGAGGTCCGCATCAAGCTGGCCCAGCTGCTGACGGTGCAATCGGAGCGCCAGCGCTCCACTGCGTCCTGA
- the rplP gene encoding 50S ribosomal protein L16 has protein sequence MLSPKRVKFRKMQRGRMRGIATRGNTIAFGQFALQAQECGWITSRQIEASRRAMTRYVKRGGKIWIRIFPDKSVTMRAAETRMGSGKGNPEFWVAVIKPGRILFEMGGEEITPEIAREAMRLAQYKLPVKTKFIQLDESEQKAGAKAPAAAEAVTVES, from the coding sequence ATGCTGAGTCCAAAACGCGTCAAATTCCGGAAAATGCAGCGGGGCCGCATGCGCGGCATCGCCACCCGGGGCAACACCATCGCTTTCGGGCAGTTCGCCCTGCAAGCCCAAGAGTGCGGCTGGATCACCTCGCGCCAGATCGAGGCCAGCCGCCGGGCCATGACCCGCTACGTCAAACGTGGCGGAAAGATCTGGATCCGGATCTTCCCGGACAAATCGGTCACCATGCGCGCCGCCGAGACCCGTATGGGTTCCGGTAAGGGCAACCCCGAATTCTGGGTGGCGGTGATCAAACCCGGAAGGATCCTCTTCGAGATGGGCGGCGAGGAGATCACCCCGGAGATCGCCCGGGAAGCCATGCGCCTCGCGCAATACAAGCTTCCCGTGAAAACCAAATTCATCCAGCTGGATGAATCTGAGCAGAAAGCAGGTGCCAAAGCCCCGGCTGCTGCTGAAGCCGTCACCGTGGAGTCCTGA
- the rpsC gene encoding 30S ribosomal protein S3 — protein MGHKINPTGLRLGITQEHRSRWYAPSKSYPALLQEDDRIRKFIHKKYGSAGISDVLIARKADQLEVELKTARPGVLVGRQGSGIEELRSGIQKTVGDRSRQVRINVVEVERVDGDAFLLAEYIAQQLEKRVAFRRTIRMAVQRAQRAGVLGLKIQVSGRLNGAEIARTEWTREGRVPLHTLRADIDYATKVASTTYGVLGIKVWVFKGEVLGDEAPPMPVGASPRRRASRRPQQFEDRSNEG, from the coding sequence ATGGGACACAAAATCAACCCAACCGGTCTGCGCCTGGGAATCACCCAGGAACACCGGTCACGCTGGTACGCCCCCAGCAAGAGCTATCCGGCCCTCCTTCAGGAGGATGACCGGATCCGTAAGTTCATCCACAAGAAATACGGTTCCGCCGGCATCAGTGATGTCCTGATCGCCCGCAAGGCTGATCAGCTTGAAGTGGAGTTGAAGACAGCCCGTCCAGGCGTTTTGGTTGGACGTCAGGGCAGCGGTATTGAAGAACTCCGCTCCGGCATTCAGAAAACGGTTGGCGACCGCAGCCGCCAGGTGCGAATCAACGTGGTCGAAGTGGAACGTGTCGACGGCGATGCGTTTCTGCTTGCGGAGTACATCGCACAGCAACTGGAAAAACGCGTGGCTTTCCGCCGCACCATCCGCATGGCGGTGCAGCGCGCCCAGCGTGCTGGCGTCCTGGGTCTCAAGATTCAGGTCTCCGGTCGCCTCAACGGTGCCGAAATCGCCCGTACAGAGTGGACCCGCGAAGGCCGGGTCCCCTTGCACACCCTGAGGGCGGACATCGACTACGCCACCAAGGTGGCCAGCACCACCTACGGGGTGCTGGGCATCAAGGTCTGGGTGTTCAAGGGTGAAGTGCTGGGCGATGAAGCCCCGCCAATGCCGGTGGGGGCATCTCCCCGCCGCCGGGCCAGCCGTCGGCCCCAACAGTTCGAAGACCGCTCCAACGAGGGGTGA
- the rplV gene encoding 50S ribosomal protein L22, whose amino-acid sequence MTTSSTAAPDAATAQAHGRFIRGSVSKVRRVLDQIRGRTYRDALIMLEFMPYRSTGPITKVLRSAVANAEHNLGLDPASLVISSASADMGPSMKRYRPRAQGRAYQIKKQTCHISIAVAAQTDS is encoded by the coding sequence ATGACCACGTCATCCACGGCGGCCCCTGATGCCGCAACAGCTCAGGCCCACGGACGCTTTATCCGTGGCTCCGTATCGAAAGTACGGCGCGTGCTCGATCAGATCCGAGGTCGCACATACCGCGATGCTCTGATCATGCTCGAGTTCATGCCATACCGCTCCACGGGGCCGATCACCAAGGTGCTTCGCTCCGCGGTGGCCAATGCCGAGCACAATCTCGGACTTGATCCGGCGTCACTGGTCATCTCCAGTGCCAGTGCCGACATGGGGCCCTCCATGAAGCGATACCGGCCGCGGGCTCAGGGTCGCGCCTATCAGATCAAAAAGCAGACCTGCCACATCAGCATCGCTGTGGCAGCTCAGACCGACTCCTGA
- the rpsS gene encoding 30S ribosomal protein S19 yields MGRSLKKGPFIADSLLRKVEKQNENDDKSVIKTWSRASTILPMMIGHTIAVHNGKTHIPVFITEQMVGHKLGEFAPTRTFKGHIKDKKGGR; encoded by the coding sequence ATGGGACGTTCACTCAAAAAAGGTCCATTCATCGCTGACAGCCTTCTTCGCAAGGTTGAGAAGCAGAACGAGAACGACGACAAGTCCGTGATCAAAACCTGGTCTCGGGCCTCGACGATCCTGCCGATGATGATTGGCCACACCATTGCCGTTCACAACGGCAAAACCCACATCCCGGTGTTCATCACCGAGCAGATGGTGGGTCACAAGCTGGGGGAGTTTGCTCCGACCAGAACCTTCAAGGGCCACATCAAAGACAAAAAAGGAGGCCGCTGA
- the rplB gene encoding 50S ribosomal protein L2, translating into MAIRNYRPYTPGTRTRVVTDFSEVTGRKPEKTLVVSKHRRKGRNNRGVITCRHRGGGHKRRYRLVDFRRNKHGVPAKVAAIHYDPHRNARLALLFYADGEKRYILAPAGIEIGQTVVSGPEAPIENGNAMPLSSVPLGSSVHCVELYAGRGGQMVRTAGASAQVMAKEGDYVALKLPSTEVRLIRRECYATLGEVGNSEVRNTSLGKAGRRRWLGRRPQVRGSVMNPCDHPHGGGEGRAPIGRSGPVTPWGKPALGLKTRKRNKPSNRYVLRKRRKTSKRSRGGRDS; encoded by the coding sequence ATGGCAATCCGTAACTACCGCCCCTACACCCCCGGAACCCGAACCCGGGTGGTCACCGATTTCAGTGAGGTCACCGGTCGCAAGCCGGAAAAGACCCTGGTTGTGTCAAAACATCGCCGCAAGGGTCGTAACAACCGCGGCGTGATCACCTGCCGCCATCGCGGTGGTGGTCATAAGCGGCGCTACCGCTTGGTGGACTTCCGCCGCAACAAACACGGCGTTCCCGCCAAGGTGGCGGCCATTCACTACGACCCGCACCGCAACGCTCGCCTGGCTCTGCTCTTCTACGCCGATGGTGAGAAGCGCTACATCCTGGCGCCCGCCGGCATTGAGATCGGTCAAACCGTTGTCTCCGGACCCGAGGCACCGATTGAGAACGGCAACGCCATGCCGCTCTCGTCAGTCCCCCTGGGATCCAGTGTCCATTGCGTCGAGCTGTATGCCGGTCGCGGAGGTCAGATGGTGCGCACAGCCGGCGCCAGCGCACAGGTCATGGCAAAGGAGGGCGATTACGTCGCTCTGAAACTGCCCTCCACCGAAGTGCGCCTAATCCGCCGTGAGTGCTACGCCACCCTCGGTGAAGTCGGCAACTCCGAGGTGAGGAACACCAGCCTCGGAAAGGCGGGTCGCCGCCGCTGGCTGGGGCGTCGCCCCCAGGTCCGAGGCAGTGTGATGAATCCCTGCGACCACCCCCATGGTGGTGGTGAGGGTCGGGCACCGATCGGTCGATCAGGGCCGGTCACCCCCTGGGGCAAACCCGCCCTCGGTCTCAAGACCCGTAAGCGGAATAAGCCCAGCAACCGATACGTGCTCCGGAAACGTCGCAAGACGTCCAAGCGGAGCCGTGGCGGACGTGATTCCTGA
- a CDS encoding 50S ribosomal protein L23, whose protein sequence is MTERFQGRLADVIRRPLITEKATRALEFNQYTFEVDHRAAKPDIKAAIEQMFDVKVTGVSTMNPPRRSRRMGRFAGKRAQVKKAVVRLAEGSSIQLFPES, encoded by the coding sequence ATGACTGAGCGTTTCCAAGGACGTCTGGCGGATGTCATCCGCCGGCCGCTGATCACCGAGAAGGCCACCCGGGCCCTCGAGTTCAACCAGTACACGTTTGAAGTCGATCATCGTGCTGCCAAGCCGGACATCAAAGCCGCCATCGAACAGATGTTCGATGTGAAGGTGACTGGCGTCAGCACCATGAACCCTCCCCGTCGCAGCCGCCGGATGGGTCGTTTCGCCGGTAAGCGCGCCCAGGTCAAAAAGGCCGTGGTGCGCTTGGCGGAGGGCAGCTCGATCCAACTCTTCCCTGAGTCCTGA
- the rplD gene encoding 50S ribosomal protein L4 yields MASCIVHDWQGKEAGKATLDLKVAKETTAVDLMHRAVLRQQAHSRQGTASTLTRSEVRGGGRKPYKQKGTGRARQGSIRTPLRPGGGIIFGPKPRTYNLAMNRKERRLALRTALMSRIEDVKVVKDFGAALEAPKTREVTDALGRLGIAATSKVLIVLKTPSDVMRRSVRNLETVKLIAADQLNVFDLLHANTLVLGEDALATIQEVYGND; encoded by the coding sequence ATGGCTAGCTGCATTGTTCATGACTGGCAGGGCAAGGAAGCCGGCAAGGCAACCCTGGATCTGAAGGTCGCAAAGGAGACAACAGCTGTCGATCTGATGCACCGGGCGGTGCTCCGCCAGCAGGCGCACAGCCGCCAGGGAACGGCCAGCACGCTCACCAGATCGGAAGTTCGTGGAGGTGGCCGCAAGCCCTACAAACAGAAAGGAACCGGACGTGCCCGGCAGGGTTCCATCCGCACACCGCTTCGTCCGGGCGGCGGCATCATTTTCGGGCCCAAGCCAAGGACATACAACCTTGCGATGAATCGCAAGGAGCGCCGCCTCGCTCTAAGGACTGCTCTGATGTCCCGTATCGAGGACGTCAAAGTCGTCAAGGACTTCGGAGCAGCGCTTGAGGCCCCGAAAACCCGTGAGGTAACGGACGCTTTGGGCCGTCTCGGCATTGCTGCGACTTCCAAGGTGCTGATTGTGTTGAAGACGCCCAGCGATGTGATGCGTCGCTCGGTGCGCAATCTCGAAACGGTGAAGCTGATCGCCGCTGATCAGCTCAACGTCTTTGACCTGCTCCACGCCAACACCCTGGTGCTGGGCGAGGACGCGCTTGCAACCATCCAGGAGGTCTACGGAAATGACTGA
- the rplC gene encoding 50S ribosomal protein L3, translating into MSIGILGKKLGMSQFFDEQGKAVPVTLIEAGPCRITQLKSNDTDGYAAVQIGFGGTREKLINRPAKGHLSKSGDELLRHLREYRVDAVEGLELGGAITVGDFETGQKVDVSGDTMGRGFAGYQKRHGFSRGPMTHGSKNHREPGSTGAGTTPGRIYPGKRMAGRFGGKKITTRGLTILKIDSDRNLLVVKGSVPGKPGALLNIRPAKRVGAKGGQ; encoded by the coding sequence ATGTCCATCGGCATCCTTGGGAAGAAGTTGGGAATGTCCCAGTTCTTCGACGAGCAGGGCAAAGCCGTCCCGGTCACCTTGATCGAGGCGGGTCCCTGTCGAATCACCCAACTGAAGAGCAATGACACCGACGGCTATGCCGCGGTGCAGATCGGTTTCGGCGGTACACGCGAGAAACTGATCAACCGCCCTGCGAAGGGCCACCTGTCCAAATCCGGCGATGAGCTGCTGCGTCACCTTCGCGAATACCGCGTCGATGCCGTTGAGGGCTTGGAGCTCGGTGGCGCGATCACCGTCGGTGATTTCGAAACCGGCCAGAAAGTCGACGTCAGCGGCGACACCATGGGGCGTGGCTTCGCGGGCTACCAGAAACGTCATGGTTTCAGCCGCGGCCCAATGACCCACGGTTCCAAGAATCACCGGGAACCAGGTTCCACTGGTGCCGGCACGACGCCAGGTCGGATCTATCCCGGCAAGCGCATGGCCGGCCGCTTCGGCGGCAAGAAGATCACCACGCGTGGGCTGACAATCCTGAAAATTGACAGCGACCGCAATTTGCTGGTGGTGAAGGGTTCCGTTCCTGGCAAACCCGGCGCCCTCCTCAACATCCGGCCTGCCAAGCGCGTGGGCGCCAAAGGAGGTCAATGA
- a CDS encoding NAD(P)H-quinone oxidoreductase subunit N, with protein MPLLLTGRGFRRDLEANGCLAVHAPLEGGAETRLLRRLRGSGYQTRILSARGLGDPEVFLTQKHGIRPPHLGHQSVGRGAAVGEVQQVVPMLGDLFETDLPVAVWLLEGQVLSRSELLSLCDLCRREPRLRIAVEMGGARSLRWQPMRDLLQS; from the coding sequence ATGCCGCTGCTTCTGACCGGTCGAGGATTCCGTCGGGATCTTGAAGCGAACGGCTGCCTGGCCGTCCACGCACCCCTAGAGGGAGGCGCTGAAACCCGGTTGCTGCGCCGTTTGCGGGGATCCGGCTATCAAACCCGCATCCTTTCGGCTCGAGGTCTCGGAGATCCCGAGGTGTTCCTGACTCAGAAACACGGCATCCGGCCGCCGCATCTTGGTCATCAGAGTGTTGGCCGGGGAGCGGCTGTTGGAGAGGTTCAGCAGGTTGTCCCGATGCTCGGAGACCTCTTTGAGACTGATTTACCCGTCGCGGTGTGGCTCCTGGAAGGTCAAGTGCTCTCCCGATCCGAATTGTTGTCTCTTTGCGATCTCTGTCGACGGGAGCCGCGCCTGCGCATCGCTGTTGAGATGGGAGGAGCAAGGAGCCTGAGATGGCAGCCGATGCGCGATCTGCTGCAAAGCTGA
- a CDS encoding LdpA C-terminal domain-containing domain: protein MAADARSAAKLSPETALAQGRWVKLICGASNQDLPAITDLCTVFGAAGVHCIDVAADPAVVQAARVGLDWLSAKGLESPWLMVSLSDGRDVHFRKAWFDPAQCPSDCPRPCQTVCPADAISMQGAVNAQRCYGCGRCLPACPRGLIEEHDHHVSLADVSRLLAELSPDAVEIHTAPGREEAFDGVVGALASADVPLRRLAVSCGLEGHGWTTRQLSRELWQRYRSLRRFGFRPLWQLDGRPMSGDVGAGTARSAVQLWRVMRSLAPPGPLQLAGGTNASTLGYLAPTDRPAGIAFGGVARRLMMPLLQEAQLRGVSLRAWPEGWDEAVQQARTLIQPWRNRPLSSFNC, encoded by the coding sequence ATGGCAGCCGATGCGCGATCTGCTGCAAAGCTGAGTCCCGAGACGGCTCTGGCTCAGGGACGTTGGGTGAAGTTGATCTGTGGTGCCAGCAATCAGGACCTGCCGGCCATCACCGATCTCTGCACCGTGTTCGGTGCTGCAGGAGTTCACTGCATTGATGTGGCCGCAGACCCTGCCGTTGTTCAAGCGGCCAGAGTCGGTCTCGACTGGTTGTCTGCAAAAGGCCTGGAATCTCCCTGGCTGATGGTGAGCCTCAGCGATGGACGGGATGTTCATTTCCGCAAGGCATGGTTCGATCCTGCGCAATGCCCTTCGGACTGCCCGAGGCCATGTCAGACGGTGTGTCCGGCTGATGCGATTTCGATGCAAGGAGCTGTGAATGCCCAGCGCTGCTACGGCTGCGGACGCTGCCTTCCGGCTTGTCCCCGGGGGTTGATCGAGGAACACGATCACCACGTCAGCCTTGCTGATGTGAGCCGGCTGCTGGCGGAACTCTCTCCTGATGCCGTCGAGATTCACACGGCACCAGGACGGGAGGAGGCATTTGATGGCGTTGTGGGTGCACTGGCCTCAGCGGATGTTCCTCTCAGGCGTCTGGCTGTCAGTTGTGGCCTTGAAGGACACGGTTGGACGACGAGGCAGCTGAGCCGGGAGCTCTGGCAGAGATACCGAAGCCTCCGCCGTTTTGGCTTTCGCCCGCTCTGGCAGTTGGATGGCCGTCCAATGAGCGGTGACGTCGGGGCCGGCACGGCCCGTTCAGCGGTGCAGCTTTGGAGGGTCATGCGATCGCTGGCTCCTCCAGGGCCACTGCAACTGGCCGGCGGCACCAACGCCAGCACTCTTGGGTATCTCGCCCCGACTGATCGACCAGCCGGCATCGCCTTTGGAGGCGTGGCAAGGCGTCTGATGATGCCCTTGTTGCAGGAAGCACAGCTCCGCGGCGTTTCCCTCAGGGCATGGCCGGAAGGGTGGGATGAAGCCGTGCAACAGGCCAGAACGCTGATCCAGCCCTGGAGGAATCGTCCCTTGTCGTCCTTCAACTGCTAG